A single Eleginops maclovinus isolate JMC-PN-2008 ecotype Puerto Natales chromosome 5, JC_Emac_rtc_rv5, whole genome shotgun sequence DNA region contains:
- the rps6 gene encoding 40S ribosomal protein S6, which yields MKLNISFPATGCQKLIEVDDERKLRTFYEKRMATEVPADPLGDEWKGYVVRISGGNDKQGFPMKQGVLTHGRVRLLLSKGHSCYRPRRTGERKRKSVRGCIVDANLSVLNLVIVKKGEKDIPGLTDSTVPRRLGPKRASKIRKLFNLAKEDDVRQYVVRRPLTKEGKKPRTKAPRIQRLVTPRVLQHKRRRISLKRQRTLKNKEEASEYAKLLAKRMKEAKEKRQEQIAKRRRLSSLRASTSKSESSQK from the exons ATGAAG CTGAACATCTCGTTCCCCGCTACTGGCTGCCAGAAGCTCATCGAAGTTGATGATGAGCGTAAACTGAGGACTTTCTATGAGAAGCGTATGGCCACTGAGGTGCCTGCTGACCCCCTGGGAGATGAGTGGAAG GGGTATGTGGTGCGCATCAGCGGAGGCAACGACAAGCAGGGCTTCCCCATGAAGCAGGGCGTGCTGACCCACGGACGTGTGCGCCTGCTGCTCAGCAAGGGCCACTCCTGCTACCGTCCCCGCAGGACTGGCGAGCGTAAACGCAAGTCTGTCCGTGGTTGCATCGTTGATGCCAATCTCAGCGTTCTCAACTTGGTCATCGTGAAGAAAG GTGAGAAGGACATTCCCGGCCTGACCGACAGCACTGTCCCTCGCCGTCTGGGTCCCAAGAGGGCCAGCAAGATCCGCAAGCTCTTCAACCTGGCCAAGGAGGATGATGTGAGGCAGTATGTTGTGAGGAGACCCCTGACTAAAGAAG GCAAGAAGCCCAGAACTAAGGCTCCCAGGATCCAGAGGCTGGTGACACCCCGCGTGCTGCAGCACAAGCGCCGCCGCATCTCCCTCAAGAGACAGCGCACCCTGAAGAACAAGGAGGAGGCCTCTGAGTACGCCAAGCTGCTGGCCAAGAGGATGAAG GAGGCCAAGGAGAAGCGCCAGGAACAGATCGCCAAGAGGCGCCGCCTTTCTTCTCTGAGAGCATCCACATCCAAGTCAGAGTCCAGCCAAAAGTGA
- the LOC134865080 gene encoding perilipin-2-like isoform X1 produces the protein MRATDFPKKQHFADVQNMPKNNNQKVLSAAARLAKLPMVHSAFTKLSVFYIDTKGKHPNLKSVCEMLESSVTAVVSPVLVKLEPQISVANDVACRSLDWLETAFPVLHTPTEQVVATAMNKMHEIQDVVSIAANGTLDCVEHTVAWLKGGIQQADGQADQSPAKKVIRVASVGLESALIMSEALVDRVLPPTDKDKEEEAALLVEVFEATTLRKSFPLRLVSLSAKMLRRTYIMVGAEMQYFQVMENLSSGLVQDLQTKCLTLAWSIQTLAWSIQALPQHLQHQLLSVFVFISQMYNLNCPPAKQSYQDRSYFNATETSTHMGTVRVSPPVKATRRMRSLNLPDLNNRCNAEGCLR, from the exons ATGAGAGCGACAGACTTTCCCAAGAAGCAGCACTTTGCAGA TGTACAAAACATGCCAAAGAACAACAACCAG aagGTACTGAGTGCAGCTGCCAGGTTGGCTAAGCTGCCCATGGTTCACTCAGCTTTTACCAAGCTGTCCGTCTTTTACATTGACACTAAAGGCAAGCACCCCAACCtgaagtctgtgtgtgagatgctGGAGAGCAGTGTGACAGCTGTGGTTTCACCTGTCCTTGTTAAACTGGAGCCTCAGA TTTCCGTTGCTAATGATGTTGCCTGTAGAAGTCTTGACTGGCTGGAGACAGCTTTCCCAGTGCTGCATACACCCACAGAGCAG GTTGTCGCCACTGCCATGAACAAGATGCATGAGATCCAGGATGTGGTGAGCATTGCAGCTAATGGGACTCTGGACTGTGTGGAGCACACAGTGGCCTGGCTGAAGGGCGGGATACAGCAGGCTGATGGCCAGGCGGACCAGTCCCCTGCGAAAAAAGTCATCAGAGTGGCCAGTGTGGGACTGGAATCCGCTCTGATCATGTCCGAGGCTCTGGTGGACCGAGTGCTTCCTCCCACTGATAAAGATAAAG aggaggaagcagctCTCTTGGTGGAGGTTTTTGAGGCGACCACACTTAGGAAAAGTTTCCCCCTGCGACTGGTGTCACTCTCTGCCAAGATGTTAAGGAGGACCTATATAATGGTGGGGGCAGAGATGCAATATTTTCAG GTCATGGAGAATTTGTCTTCAGGGCTGGTTCAGGACCTTCAGACGAAATGTCTGACGCTGGCATGGAGCATTCAGACGCTGGCATGGAGCATTCAGGCGCTGCCTCAGCATCTGCAGCATCAGCTTTTGTCTGTGTTCGTCTTTATATCCCAGATGTACAACTTAAACTGCCCACCAGCCAAACAGTCTTACCAGGATAGAAGTTATTTCAATGCCACAGAGACCTCAACGCACATGGGAACTGTTCGAGTTTCCCCACCAGTGAAAGCTACACGGCGAATGAGGTCCCTCAATTTGCCTGACTTAAACAATCGGTGTAATGCTGAAGGATGTCTACGTTGA
- the LOC134865080 gene encoding perilipin-2-like isoform X2, producing MRATDFPKKQHFADVQNMPKNNNQKVLSAAARLAKLPMVHSAFTKLSVFYIDTKGKHPNLKSVCEMLESSVTAVVSPVLVKLEPQISVANDVACRSLDWLETAFPVLHTPTEQVVATAMNKMHEIQDVVSIAANGTLDCVEHTVAWLKGGIQQADGQADQSPAKKVIRVASVGLESALIMSEALVDRVLPPTDKDKEEEAALLVEVFEATTLRKSFPLRLVSLSAKMLRRTYIMVMENLSSGLVQDLQTKCLTLAWSIQTLAWSIQALPQHLQHQLLSVFVFISQMYNLNCPPAKQSYQDRSYFNATETSTHMGTVRVSPPVKATRRMRSLNLPDLNNRCNAEGCLR from the exons ATGAGAGCGACAGACTTTCCCAAGAAGCAGCACTTTGCAGA TGTACAAAACATGCCAAAGAACAACAACCAG aagGTACTGAGTGCAGCTGCCAGGTTGGCTAAGCTGCCCATGGTTCACTCAGCTTTTACCAAGCTGTCCGTCTTTTACATTGACACTAAAGGCAAGCACCCCAACCtgaagtctgtgtgtgagatgctGGAGAGCAGTGTGACAGCTGTGGTTTCACCTGTCCTTGTTAAACTGGAGCCTCAGA TTTCCGTTGCTAATGATGTTGCCTGTAGAAGTCTTGACTGGCTGGAGACAGCTTTCCCAGTGCTGCATACACCCACAGAGCAG GTTGTCGCCACTGCCATGAACAAGATGCATGAGATCCAGGATGTGGTGAGCATTGCAGCTAATGGGACTCTGGACTGTGTGGAGCACACAGTGGCCTGGCTGAAGGGCGGGATACAGCAGGCTGATGGCCAGGCGGACCAGTCCCCTGCGAAAAAAGTCATCAGAGTGGCCAGTGTGGGACTGGAATCCGCTCTGATCATGTCCGAGGCTCTGGTGGACCGAGTGCTTCCTCCCACTGATAAAGATAAAG aggaggaagcagctCTCTTGGTGGAGGTTTTTGAGGCGACCACACTTAGGAAAAGTTTCCCCCTGCGACTGGTGTCACTCTCTGCCAAGATGTTAAGGAGGACCTATATAATG GTCATGGAGAATTTGTCTTCAGGGCTGGTTCAGGACCTTCAGACGAAATGTCTGACGCTGGCATGGAGCATTCAGACGCTGGCATGGAGCATTCAGGCGCTGCCTCAGCATCTGCAGCATCAGCTTTTGTCTGTGTTCGTCTTTATATCCCAGATGTACAACTTAAACTGCCCACCAGCCAAACAGTCTTACCAGGATAGAAGTTATTTCAATGCCACAGAGACCTCAACGCACATGGGAACTGTTCGAGTTTCCCCACCAGTGAAAGCTACACGGCGAATGAGGTCCCTCAATTTGCCTGACTTAAACAATCGGTGTAATGCTGAAGGATGTCTACGTTGA